The Meiothermus cerbereus DSM 11376 genome includes a region encoding these proteins:
- a CDS encoding site-2 protease family protein, giving the protein MFAKTIRLPFRLLGIPISLDLSFLIVLPLFAFLIGSQLPLYLRLLQISAPPDLLQGPTPYLLGLLAALGLFLSVLLHELGHALTARAYGVQTREITLWLLGGVAQLEQIPRYRGAEAVIAIAGPIVSVLLSGLFGLLRGLVPLGAAEGQFLLGYLAFINLSLALFNLLPALPLDGGRILRSLMALYKPYLEATRTAVAISKVVAFALGLLGLLVGNLLMLLIAFFVFMAASAEAEQAVLSRTLEGLLVRDLMTREVSTIPPNLTVAELLEKMLQERHVGYPVVEEGRLLGLISLEDLNGASPQTRVLERMRPPLQLDEHAEALTALQRMAEQGFSRLLITDANGKLIGILSKTDLLRALQLRAAQMSLSNQSNPNTW; this is encoded by the coding sequence ATGTTCGCCAAAACCATCCGCCTGCCGTTTCGGTTGTTGGGCATCCCGATCTCGCTTGACCTGAGCTTTCTGATTGTGCTGCCGCTTTTTGCTTTCCTAATCGGCAGCCAGCTTCCGCTCTATCTGCGGCTGCTACAGATCAGCGCACCGCCGGATTTGCTGCAAGGCCCTACCCCCTACCTGCTGGGCCTGCTGGCTGCTTTGGGGCTCTTCCTTAGCGTGCTGCTTCACGAACTCGGCCATGCCCTCACGGCCCGGGCTTATGGTGTGCAAACCCGCGAGATTACCCTGTGGCTTCTGGGTGGGGTGGCCCAGCTCGAGCAAATCCCCCGCTACCGGGGGGCCGAGGCCGTCATTGCCATTGCAGGCCCTATTGTGAGCGTGCTGCTGTCGGGGCTATTTGGTCTGTTGCGCGGGCTGGTGCCCCTAGGTGCTGCCGAGGGACAGTTTCTGCTGGGCTACCTGGCCTTCATTAACCTGAGCCTAGCTTTGTTTAACCTGCTCCCAGCCCTGCCCCTCGATGGCGGGCGCATCCTGCGTAGCCTGATGGCTTTGTACAAGCCCTACCTCGAGGCCACCCGCACCGCTGTAGCCATTAGCAAAGTGGTGGCCTTTGCACTGGGGCTGTTGGGTTTGCTGGTCGGCAACCTGCTCATGCTTCTGATCGCCTTCTTCGTCTTTATGGCCGCCAGCGCCGAGGCCGAGCAAGCTGTGCTCAGCCGTACCCTCGAGGGCCTGCTGGTGCGCGACCTGATGACCCGTGAGGTGAGTACCATACCGCCCAATTTGACCGTGGCTGAACTCCTGGAAAAAATGCTACAGGAGCGGCACGTGGGCTATCCGGTGGTAGAAGAAGGGCGGCTATTGGGCCTGATAAGCCTGGAAGACCTCAACGGCGCCTCACCCCAAACCCGGGTGCTCGAGCGGATGCGTCCGCCCTTGCAGCTCGACGAACATGCCGAGGCCCTGACCGCTTTACAGCGCATGGCCGAGCAGGGGTTCTCGAGGCTGCTCATCACAGATGCCAACGGCAAATTGATTGGCATCCTGAGCAAGACCGATCTGCTGCGAGCACTTCAACTTCGCGCTGCCCAGATGAGTCTCAGCAATCAATCCAACCCCAACACCTGGTAG